A stretch of the Aphanothece sacrum FPU1 genome encodes the following:
- a CDS encoding TerC family protein gives MLDQILDSSLSLSLKTPLLLLVLIALEAVLSADNAIALAAIAQGLEDRKSQRFALNVGLVGAYILRMSLILTATWVIKFWQFELLGAVYLLWLVFNYFTSQEDEQHHHHGPKFRSLWQAIPLIAVTDLAFSLDSVTTAIAVSDETWLILIGGTIGVITLRFLAELFITWLHEYTHLEDAGFMTVGLVGLRLLVRVINPAWIPPEWVMISAIAIVFAWGFSQRTNPITETETEIIPQKTEIQETKEPEKISS, from the coding sequence ATGTTAGACCAGATTCTTGATTCTTCTCTCTCTTTGAGCCTAAAAACTCCTTTATTGCTCCTTGTTCTTATTGCCTTAGAAGCCGTATTGTCTGCGGATAATGCTATTGCTTTAGCGGCGATCGCCCAAGGGTTAGAGGATCGCAAATCCCAGCGTTTTGCTCTTAATGTTGGGTTGGTAGGGGCTTATATTTTACGAATGTCTCTGATTTTGACTGCCACCTGGGTAATTAAGTTTTGGCAATTTGAATTATTAGGGGCTGTTTATTTGCTGTGGTTAGTCTTTAATTACTTTACCTCTCAAGAAGACGAACAGCATCATCACCATGGCCCTAAATTTCGATCTTTGTGGCAAGCTATTCCTTTAATTGCTGTGACAGATTTAGCCTTTTCTCTTGATAGCGTTACCACTGCGATCGCTGTTTCTGATGAAACTTGGCTAATCTTAATTGGAGGAACTATTGGCGTAATTACTCTACGGTTTTTAGCCGAATTATTTATCACTTGGTTGCATGAATATACCCACCTGGAAGATGCGGGATTTATGACCGTTGGTTTGGTAGGATTAAGATTATTAGTAAGGGTTATTAATCCAGCTTGGATTCCCCCAGAATGGGTTATGATTAGTGCGATCGCTATCGTATTTGCTTGGGGATTTTCTCAACGTACAAACCCCATTACAGAAACAGAAACTGAAATTATTCCTCAAAAAACCGAGATTCAGGAAACTAAAGAACCGGAAAAAATTTCGTCTTAA
- the ndk gene encoding nucleoside-diphosphate kinase, whose product MERTFIMIKPDGVQRGLVGEVIHRFETKGFTLVGLKLMQVSKELAEQHYDVHKERPFFGSLVKFIVSSPVVAMVWEGDGVVASARNIIGATNPLAAAPGTIRGDYGVSVGRNLIHGSDAIETAQREISLWFSDQELVSWEPTMTPWLYE is encoded by the coding sequence TTGGAACGTACATTTATCATGATCAAACCGGATGGAGTCCAACGAGGTTTAGTGGGTGAAGTCATCCATCGCTTTGAAACTAAAGGGTTTACTTTAGTAGGACTCAAGTTGATGCAAGTTTCTAAGGAATTAGCAGAACAACACTATGATGTTCATAAAGAACGTCCTTTTTTTGGCAGCTTAGTTAAATTTATTGTTTCTTCCCCTGTAGTAGCGATGGTATGGGAAGGGGATGGAGTAGTAGCTTCGGCCCGCAATATAATTGGTGCTACTAACCCCTTAGCTGCTGCACCAGGAACCATTCGCGGAGATTATGGGGTTAGTGTTGGACGGAACCTTATTCATGGTTCAGACGCTATTGAAACTGCTCAACGGGAGATTAGTCTTTGGTTTAGTGATCAAGAATTAGTCAGTTGGGAACCCACTATGACTCCTTGGTTATACGAATAA
- a CDS encoding proteasome-type protease translates to MTYCLGIINHAGIVMGADSRTNAGVDYISAYRKLFDFSKPGERVILVCASGNLSVTQGVISQIKRDLQNPEEINLHNLSSFSDIAHYIGQKSREIQDRDRSWLERDNIDYHCNFLVGGQIKGEEAQLYLIYPQGNCIQATKETPFLQIGETKYGKPILDRTIKYDTPLEAIAKCALLSIDSTMKSNISVGPPINLVMYEIDSLVIRHKLQLRLGDPYLAKIRKLWEESLRQAFDAIPNLEWEPEESQLNDDILID, encoded by the coding sequence ATGACCTATTGTTTAGGAATTATTAATCATGCTGGAATTGTAATGGGGGCTGATTCTCGGACTAATGCAGGAGTAGATTATATTTCAGCATATCGCAAATTGTTTGATTTTTCTAAACCAGGTGAACGAGTAATTTTAGTTTGTGCATCAGGAAATCTTTCTGTTACTCAAGGGGTGATTAGTCAAATTAAAAGAGATCTTCAGAACCCCGAAGAAATCAATCTTCATAACCTGTCTAGTTTCTCAGATATTGCTCATTATATTGGTCAGAAAAGTAGAGAAATTCAAGATAGAGATCGTTCTTGGTTAGAACGAGATAATATTGATTATCATTGTAATTTTTTAGTAGGGGGACAGATTAAAGGAGAAGAAGCACAACTTTATTTAATTTATCCTCAAGGAAATTGTATTCAAGCAACGAAAGAAACCCCATTTTTACAAATCGGGGAAACTAAATACGGTAAGCCGATTTTAGATAGAACAATTAAATATGATACTCCTTTAGAAGCTATAGCAAAATGTGCTTTACTTTCTATTGATTCTACCATGAAATCTAATATTTCTGTGGGGCCACCAATTAATTTAGTGATGTATGAAATCGATAGTTTAGTGATTCGTCATAAATTACAATTACGATTAGGTGATCCTTATTTAGCCAAAATTCGTAAATTATGGGAAGAATCTTTACGTCAAGCGTTTGATGCTATTCCTAATCTTGAATGGGAACCAGAAGAAAGTCAATTAAATGATGATATTTTAATTGATTAA